From Leishmania braziliensis MHOM/BR/75/M2904 complete genome, chromosome 22:
TGCTTCCCAGCCTTTCCCTCAAAAGACTCATCCGAAAATGGATATCCGAAGACGCTAACATTGCTGCGGCCGTCCTTGGTGAGAATGTCACCGCCTTGCATGACAAACCCTGGAATAATGCGATGAAACGGAATTCCCTTGTAGTACAGCAGGCACTGACCATATCCACGCTCGCCGGTGCACAGCGAGCGGAAGTTCTCGCTTGTTTTTGGAACAACATCCCTAAACAGCTCCACCGACACGCGGCCGAGCGCGTCCCCTTCGGCAGTGATGTCAAAGTACACCACTGGGTTAGCCGCTACGGGGGTGTACGGCATGTAGAGCGCCGCGCGATTCGACTGAAGCGCTGCACGCGAGAGACGCCACATGTCTCAAGTCTATTCCTTtgccttttttcctttgtcgGTGCACACAGCACGGAGAGCAAGAGGCCAGGCCTTGCCTGATGAAACGGATCTGGCGTGAAATGTGACGCGTCGCCGCACTTTGTGAAGGCCTCACTCGTTCCATTAATGAAGAAAGGAAGCGTGAAGGCGAGGACCAACAAAAGAGAGATAAAAAGAAGCAGGCCATCATAGCACCAGGGGAGTAGAGGACCAACCCGAAATTTGCCGATGTAAGCGCATCGctcgcagagagaggaactATGGCTGCCACTGCAGTGGGTGAGGTTGATCTCCGTCAAACTCTGATTCCCTTTACTAGCGCGAGCATAGAATAGGAGCCCCAGCCTTATTAGCGCACTCTCAAGCCAGAACTGTAGAATGGTCAAAGGAACGGCAGTTGACGAGAGGAGCGCATTTGTCACCCACAGTTGACAGcgcgccagaagaaaggtGTACGTTCCTCTTTTTGTGTATGATTTTAGTGCCATTGCCTTCAATTATCATCAAGAGCGCGCGGGTGTTGATGGGGTAGCGTAATTCTATCCATTTCACCTACTCATTTAACCTTGAGGAACCAGCGTGAAAATATATATTCTTTTCCTCAACCCGTTCTTCTGTCACGAGCACATCAGCAAAAATACGCAGACAACAACAGCTTACCTACCTCTATCGCACCACAGCTATGTCAAGGAGCACGGTCGGCCAGCACCGTCTGGCATCGTTCAGTTCATTCCAATTCCACTGCACACAGCGCAGCCTAGGCTCCAGGATTACGCTCAACATCACCGCAACGCAGCAAAGGCAGGAAAGCAGTAGGCTGATGCGTATATTCGCTGAATCGTCGACACCATCCGCAGTGAAGTGGTACAAAAGTCATCATGACGGCACGGCTCTTCGGCAAAGCGCCAGTCTACACCTGTCCGCCGGCACCAGGAGTCCGCAACCGTACCCGGGGGCAGGCTGCAGGCATTTGGTTTCCCCACGGAGTGGGAACTAGGCCCTGATAGCACGTACTGAGGTGATCGGCATCATCAGGAGCCgtgaagaaagaaaaagacaaAGATCGTACAGGAAGATGGAAAAGAAAGATACTAACTCGCTGCATCGCCCTGTTTCTCGGTTGTACTGCTTCCGTTAGTATGCCTTTCCTTCAAAGAAAGGGCTGTAACGTACGTGCCCATCCTTGGAGAAAATGAACAGACAAAAGAGCCAAGATACGATGAAAAAGcgagcaagaaaaaaagaagagtaCATCAATCAATCAATCAGTAGATACCAGCTGCGGATCGGTTTTTTGTATATGTGTGCGCATGTCAGCCTCCCACTCATTTCTTTGAATTATCGCACAAGCGCTGCAATCCAAATCCTAATTCACCACTCGGCCCTAAACGGAAGGTGGAAAAAATAACACAATTCCCCACCACAACATCTGAAATCCGTGCGATAACACTCCCtctagtgtgtgtgtgtgctgatggTGGTAATTGCTTTTGGGAGTCACTCTGCCAATTAATTGTGTGCCTTCGAACGCTGAGATTCGTCAGCAATCTCGTCAACTTTCCTCCGTGTCGTAAGGCGTTTCGCCTGCCTTGAACGCGCACTGATCGCAGAAACCTCCACAAACAACATACAAGACAGCACAACAGCACTTGTTCTTCGAGTGAACTCGTCAccacggtggtggcgcttcGAGCTCGTCATGTCAGCGTTCACTGCGAGCGTGTACAGGTGGATAAGGAAGCGCCTTTAGCAGCACGCAAAAaccttcttctctttcctcctccgtgtACTGGACTCTTTATTTGACTTAACCACCTCCTTCTGCGGCTTCGGCTCCGACCTCGGCCTCTGCGAAATCACTTTCTCCGCTTTCTCCGCAttggcggcctcctcctggcGACGCTTGGACTCCTCTGCGTCCAGCCTGCGGCGCTCCGCAAGGCAGCACCCACCCTCCTTGCCGTAAAGAGCCCGCATTAAGGCCGCGGTGGTGATAGCCCCTTTGTTATGAGTGTCTAGGGTGGTAAAGAgagcctccacctcctcgtcgagGAGGCCATCTTCCTTCGACTTTAGCTTGTTCATCATCTCCTCCAGGGAACCGCGCGTGAGAACACCAGAcggggccgccacaacgaCATACTTTGCCATCTCCTGAGCCGATATGAAGGATGATGTGTTACGGTCGCAGAAGTCGGAAAACTCGTGGGCAGTCATCTGCCCAGGATATGTGGTCTTGGCAACAGCCTCGTCAATCGTAGGCGACGTCAGGCAGTAGCCAGCCTCAAGAGCGGCCACCGTGATCATGTGACGAGGTAACACCTCTACCCCATCCTCTCGGGTGACCTGGCGCTTCTTGAAAGCATCCTCTGGAGAGATCAGCATCGTTCCTGGCAATGAAAATGGGCAAGAGCGTAAtggtaaaaaaaaaaaatgaggtGCAGAAATGAGATTCGTCTTTTTTCGTCTGTTCTGATAAAAACTCTGATCGTTGTGTGATAGCCGGCGAGAGTGAAAGAAGATGGGTTACAGAAAGAGTAGACTGCAAGTTGTGAACACCCATCATCCTGTGAAATGAGGGAACAGTGCCTTACTATCGATATTCTTCGGAGACAAAAAAATATGATAGCAGCTACAAAAGCTGAGGCCACGACGCAACAGCGACGTCGTCACCCTTACCTAAGAACTAGCAGAGCGGTCAATAAAAGATAAAAGCGTGCTTGAGTCCTTGAAATGAATTAAAACGAGATAGCTACATaggctttttttctttttggcTTGCTACGACACATTTCGAGCTAAGAGTGTGCTTTAATTACGCAGAAGAGCTAAAGAGGTTCCGCTGAGCGGGAGGTTGAAATGTGGCCACCAAAATCACCAACGCGCCTGAAAACAGAACCCATTTCGTTTGACGAAGGATTCATCTTACTGGGATACAGCTTGTT
This genomic window contains:
- the CYP6 gene encoding putative cyclophilin 6 gives rise to the protein MWRLSRAALQSNRAALYMPYTPVAANPVVYFDITAEGDALGRVSVELFRDVVPKTSENFRSLCTGERGYGQCLLYYKGIPFHRIIPGFVMQGGDILTKDGRSNVSVFGYPFSDESFEGKAGKHLPGTVGMAHSGPNQNGSQFFFNLGRNEQLDRKFVVVGQVLGGWEIINQVVKLCGSRCGTPVSRAWISDCGQSGGYMAEETQEALRGERAQHAMPGKEVLDLIQPRY
- a CDS encoding i/6 autoantigen-like protein; this encodes MLISPEDAFKKRQVTREDGVEVLPRHMITVAALEAGYCLTSPTIDEAVAKTTYPGQMTAHEFSDFCDRNTSSFISAQEMAKYVVVAAPSGVLTRGSLEEMMNKLKSKEDGLLDEEVEALFTTLDTHNKGAITTAALMRALYGKEGGCCLAERRRLDAEESKRRQEEAANAEKAEKVISQRPRSEPKPQKEVVKSNKESSTRRRKEKKVFACC